A region of the Vigna unguiculata cultivar IT97K-499-35 chromosome 9, ASM411807v1, whole genome shotgun sequence genome:
tttaatcaaattatgttaagtttatttgacatttcaagcgtgttTCATAACAGTATTTGACTTActattaaagcaaaaatgtgtcaaacagtataaacaactcaaatacaatcttgaaacgtgtttgaaatgtcaaatatcaaataaacttaataaaattttattaaaatgactaaatccacacattccaaaagatgaaagattaaattagtctaaagtttcgaaatgaactaattccaaaattcactgagaattaagagaccaaaaacatatttaaccattttttttaaactaggTATATGGGATGAATATGTATATCTCTCTCGTCCTCGTCTCCATACTCattctaatattaatttttgtccTCATACATGATCTccttttaaaatgttaaaattaacaCCTCTAATTTATTAgattatctaaaaaaaattatttaatcttagtttcataacttatttttaagatatgcatttatatttaaccatttttactattttctataattatttgatatttatctaattgttatttattatttttatttgatatttataaattgtaaattcTTTATTAATATCTGACATTGGAAAAAAGTAATGTGTATCCTTTTAATGTGTAATACTTcacaaaataatgttttatttaatgtgatttttattgtttgtaaaacaataatttaattaatatttaaaacaataatatacgTTTCTGAATGGAGATGAAAATGCGATTTGAAAGTCGTTGTATATTTGGATCAATTTTTACTTTAGCATAAAAATGTGATAGACAAACCCACGCTCCCATATCTCATTGTCATCCTTTGAAGAAACTCAACAATCATATTAAAGGTAATTGACTTAGATGGAGACAAACATACTTTACTGCAGTAAAATTCAACCCACATGATAAAAATACTACTACAAATCaagtatgagttaaaaggtcttatatcaaataaaaataataggcTTGAGGAACACAGAgaaaatcaaattgataaaataGAAATTGAGTTTACATGCTAATATACTAAGGAAAacacatatattaatataatggtgtatttttatttttgtcatgttattttattttattttgttgaattaaaaaaatattttttataatagttctcgttaattttaatatgtactatcttaattttaatatattttaatcgatttgtttgttttttgtgttattttgtttaaattttaaacaatatttaagatttaaatatgaaattaaaagaatatgaagTAATAAATCAGTGAGAAAACAAATGAGATGTGATGTAAGAGAGGATAGAAAACTTGAGAATCGTAAAAAAAGGTTAGAATTTTAAGAGCaagaaaagtatatttaaaatactttataccttttatatctttttataaatgatatattacgttaataatttgatttgtttttctgGACAGTTATCTAAAGCtgatttgtataattatttaagtaaaataatagaaGTACGTAGGTTGGTTTTTGAATTAAACAATATATTCCAGTGATGGCTGCAGATAAAGcagtgaaaatatatttgagaagGGAATGGTGATGTAAGTCTAAAATTAGAAATGGAGAAGCAAAACCACTAACCAACAACTAACCCAACctctttgatttcaattttaattggaAACCCATCTTATCTTAAGATCTATGCATCCTAACAAAACTCAATCCAACCACAATAACCTATAATTTAAGCTTTGTCCCGTGCTTGCTGGACCACTCACAAAACAGAATaacttcaataaaaaaaataaactttgctATGAACGATTTCATATCATAATGTTTTattgtttcataatttttaataataataataattaaaattcatcaagttgatagtaaatattatttctattacagtaaaaaaattaactgaaaAGTAGGCTCTTAACTTTTTTCAGGAGAATAATTTAGTGGAAAAGCATGACAAGATATtaccaaaaatattatttttagatgaTATTATTTTCGAAGAATAAACTAAACTTATGAAACGATTTtcatcttcaattttttttttctgtatcaATCACATTTTAAACATGAAGTTAAACGCTagctatatattttttgaaacattcttctaaatatattttcattaactaaaatttgtctaaagttataattttttattaacttggTTAAGAATCGAAGTGTGAGTGTAAATTTcacattgattaaaaataagaaagtagaGTACTATGTAACGATATTGATTgattagaaatgagaaaatataatattatatagagATTCtgtaaggttttgggttaaaagTGGTCTCAATATTTTATGTGATCAGACTCAGATCTCATTGATGTTGTATCTTTTATGTAAAAGCATAAGGTTTTTGGTTAAAAGTGGTCTCAATATTTTATGTGATCAGACTCAGATCTCATTAATATTGTATCTTTTATGTAAAAGCATAGATACTTCCCTTATATAATATAGGTCCTAGATTGGAAATGGCATACCACAAATTTTAGAGGTGCTGATACCTAATAGTGCGAAAGCAATTGTACGATATTGTCACAAAAGAATGGCACACCAATGAGATGTTAGCATGACCATACTTGATTGGTAAAACAGAACGATCTATTAAACTACACTTTTGTTTCTTAAACATTTTATATTCCAGGTAGAAGAGAGATTCGGGATAAGCCAAAGAGAACGGCATTCACCAATTACGTAAATAGTTCAGGTTATTTTAGAACCAATATGATGTAAGGACAAGgacaaatgcaatattagatttATTAAAGTAGTCAcgaaaaatataatagatataTTAAACGAATGATTTAATGTTTTACAATGAAAATGAGTTAACCAAGAATACACTTATGTTAATTGATTTGAGATGAGTTGATGTCAAACAACTTTCGACTAAGTAATCACAAGTGGAGTATCTTTCCAGTATTTGAAAGTTGTAGAAGGTGATAGATATGTGTCTAATTATTcgtttttttcttatttggatctctgaggaaaaaaaataatctagtATTTAAATCATTCGCTAAGTTGAATTGTTAATAGCAGTCCACATAATCACTTAATTTTCATGCTAATATATTTCTCAATCCTAGTTGACTTCAATTTATCAGGTATACTAAATAGTAACTTATATATGTATGTAGATTTTCAAAGCCAACTGTATTTTTGAAATTGGTTATTCGATAAAGTTCTCCATGGTAGATATATTTACGGTTATAGTCATAgagattataattttatatttatgacaTTGATTTTACACGCTTTTTCTCCGTGATAAACAATGGCTCCACAacaaagtattaaaataaaatttttactccaaaaccttaagacaataatattatgagtctttattcttatataatgtttaatccCTCAAGGGTGAGTTCCTAAGGCATTTGATACCACTCTTACtccaaaaccttaaaacaataatattatcagtctttattttaatatagtatttaattttgtatattttatccaatgtgaaacttttgactcacacttaaattatttcctataaaaacatataaaaaagcACACACCAATAAtcatacaataaaaaattaaaacaaagaaaaaacagaatACCTAGGTTCATCATCATTTTAAACCTCGATCAAAATAGAGTCACGTATAAAATGCAACTAAAACATGTTTATACTCACCtataaattcataaatacaCAAACCTCTTTCCTTAGTATCCAAGAATCCAATTTCATTCTTTCTGAGTTTGCTTTCATTTTTTCACTAACCATATTCTTAAACACTCTCCTCACACTTTGGTGGGAGAATtaagtttcaaaattttgaacttaTTACTATTACCTCCTCTATGTATTGTCACGTAAAATTGAGTAAACATTTCAACTTTATCTCACTAACATAATAATTACTGTGCTAATTATTTGGAGTTTAAGGTAAGTTGGAAACATTAGGTAAAATTGGAGAAAAAATGACCAATATATAAGTAGAAagactttaaaatttattgttttaagattttgaataaGAAGTGAcgtgttaataatattttatatgagcTTATTAACACCTCGATGATATTAAATCTCCTAGTGTCTAATCTCGTGAAAAACTTTGGTATCAGAGTTAAAATTTCCCTGTATCTCCTCTGATAAAAATATCACACTAACTGCAAAAGGTTTTAAGAACTCTAATCTGAAAAAAACGAGAATCAAATAAGGCATCATCACCTTGCAAAATCACCCCAACACACACTCTAGGCTTTTATCTTACTGTTTAAAGTTTTATCTAAACTGCTTTTCAGAAGAAAAGTATTAAAGACAAAagtactaaaaaaatgttaaaaataaaaacaaaatccagTAAgtattaaagacaaaaataatatttgaatcttcgtaatttacataaaaataacagAATTAAAAAGAACAAGGGGCGTATGTATCAAATTAAGAATGtattatacttataaaaattaaattaagcaTTGATAAAACGTACATGAGCAAAAATCAGTAACATTTTGCACTTATACActgtattaataattttgtctACAGAGAATCCATTGCACGTACATGTTTAAccttaaaaatatgttaaatattaatgttaaacCAATTTGAGAAGTTATAATTGAATAGCTtctaggaaaagaaaataaaagactCCAAAAAAGAAGTCACTTCTTTCACATAATgctttgatattttattttaactcaaacaaacaaaacaaagttGGTTTGTCCCTGTGATGCCTGTGATGAACCATACTTTTCTGTTCATCATATGAGACCCAATTGAAAAAGCATATCCTACTATTATCTTTATCAGTTCTGATGCAAGGCCCAATAGGGCAACATTTAACaccaaaatgtataaaaattctAAGCAGCAGTAACAACTAACAAAGCTGTAACAGTTAATATGAGATCTAGATAAACGGCTATAATCTCTGGCCATGTCAATTTCAGCATGGGACCTATACAAATTTGATTTATTCGGATAATGTTTCATTAACATAAGGTAAGGGAGTGATTGATGATAACTACAAGGTCAAATATAAAGTCACAATCAATGACTTACAGAGGAAACTGATAGCACAAGAATATTATTAAGAAAtcaataccaaaaaaaaaactagttgaAGCCAAACTCGCTGTTTTACTAGACGTGAagaacaattaaataattggtAAGGTGGGCAAAGCAAGATTCACTCCTTGGTTCAACCActtgatcaaaattttgaaatttctcTTACTCTCTCTCTATCTGGGAGCAAGTATAATATAGATATTTGAACCAATTAACTACGGTTGGAAGTTCAAGGCTTGAAGCTATCTAGCTAGAGGTATTAATAGAGAAGCCAAGTTGGGTATTGAAGCTGCATACATAACATACATGTTTGTGTATCCGAGAAGTGGAAGAGGGAGAGGGAGGGAAGATAACAAGGAGAATGAAGAGGAGCAGAGATATGGAGAAGAGATCAGAGATAAACTCTGCCATTGAAGAGTTGTCTTTAATGGCTATAGTCAAACCAGGAGGAAATCATGAGACAGCACACATCCCCACCAAACCTTTCCTATCTCTATGCTACATGGTTCTTCAAGTTCTTGGTGGGTTTACTCGCTTGTTTTTACTTGAAACATGAATGTGATGTAACACCAAACACATTGTctttatgtttgattgatgCTCTCTTGCAGATAAGATAGGCCCAACGATGGCTGTTTTGAGACAAGACGTTCACCAGAATATTATGGTACAAATCAAACTTGAAACTCTCAATTGATTCAGTTCACTTCAAGGAAACTATCTCTGCATGCCAATTATTGGGATCTTCTAAATTTTCTGCTTCTTGTGTAGTTGTACGAGGTTTAGTTTTCAGTAAGCATTTAATTGCACATTGATCGAATAGTCAACTATCAGTTATTGGCTTGTGCTATTGAATTCTGTGTCTGTGCAGAGATTGGAAATGATGCATGAATTGAACCCCTCAATGAATTCAAATTTGGTTGAAATATTGAAATCAGAAGCTAGCAAAGGCAACACAAGAAAGAGGTTTAGTTGTAGTAAAGCCTTTCTTTGGCTCACTAGGTAAACATTGCATATATTATATTGCTGTTTTCATTTACTATTTTGTTATTCCTAACACTTGGGTTAGGTTGTATCATCAGTTTCTTTCAGCTCTAAAAATTGTTGAGAAAAAACGACAGGCTAATAACTGTTACTCAGATTAAGTAACAGAAGAAATTAATATTCATTCATAGATGTGCAACTTTACAGATCCCTGGATTTCTCTTCAGCATTGTTACGAGCACTAGAAATGGATCCTAAAAAGAATATGGAGCAAATAGTTCAAGAGTCTTATGATGCAACCCTGTCACCATGGCATGGATGGATTTCATCAGCTGCTTTCAGAGTAAGAAATAGCCACTTGTTCATCTCTTTCTTGTGTTAAATCAATTTCAAACATGTTGATGGCTTTTACAAGCTAACCTCAACTTGTCTGTTCCAATAAAACTTGCAGACTTTAGTGTAGTCACCAAAATTGTGCAATTGCTTCTTGCTGAACTAACCGGAACACTGCTGCAGGTAGCTATAAAACTAGTGCCAGATACTCAAACTTTCATGGATCTCCTCAAGGAAAGAGATGAAAGCTGTGACACCCTAAAGGACCAAATGCAGATCTTGGTTTCTTTGCTTGTGCCTTTTCTTGAGGATGTTCATTGTATTCTTGTAAGCTTATTTCATGCTTTCAAACATAACATATGTCCGACATGCTCCTTCAATTTTCTGTCATCTTAcctcattaatattattttgcagAAAGTGTATAACTTGGACAGGATTAAATCAACTTGAAGATAGAAGAATTTGTACAGCTTTTGTGTAGTGTATATTTTGGTTTCATTCCTCTCTGTTTTCATGTAAATGGCTTGTATAGTAAAATTTTCGTCAACACTGATATGTAGTTATAAGTTTGCTTTCGGCTACTCAATCTATAGATATTATTATACATCAAAATTGTACATGTTGAATTCAAAGTTTTATTTTGTCTACATGGAGGATCTAATTTAGAGCCTTGTTACATCCAAAACGTGCTAAGTTAATtaaagttagtaatttctttgcGTTACATATATGCTTGCTGTTTATTTGAGCACAACAATTTCTTCTTGTGTTGGGCTATAGCGTGCAGTGCTCACAAATTTTCAAAGGTAAAATGATAGATAGTATGATTACAAATATGCACTTTTTCTGTTTCCAAAGATTGGTTGTTTCCACAAACAGTTTTTTGATATGTTGAAGAAATGAAAACCTTGAGGATACTGTTAAACGTTCCTCCAAATAAAGTGTTATGCATGACcagattttttatatttcaaatgatTTCACAGTTGAATATAACACCTTGGTGGCGTAAAAGATTCCTAATATAACCAATTCCTGGGTCTGTCCTCGTACAAAATTGCATGGTGGACGCGTGAACTTACATTAGAAAACACGAAACATCATTAAAATTCAATCCATCAAATGATTGACGTTTAATGCACATGCTCAATTTGGAACAAAACAGAATCTAATGAACATGTTCAAATATAGATCAAGTCCATCCCCACAATGTGCTCTTTAGGTCACGTGAACTATAAGGAGGATCTTGAAGCGCAATCAGTGCTGCAACTAAGCCTGCATTACTGGCTATGTTCGGTTCAGTGAACTTTTGGTTGGTCCTCTGATCCATGAAATTATCATTAGTGTCTGGCCCTCCCACCATGGCTCCCAAAAGAACTTGTGGATTTGGATCTTTGGAGTTTAGCCATTTCTTACCATCGTCACAATTGTAAGGTTGGTTATTCCAAGGGATTGATGCACTTCTGTGATGAACTTGGACAGGATACCTGTCACCATAGCCCACTAAATAACTCATTTGCAAAGGGTTCTGCCCCAATATGTAGTTAACCTGAAGAACACATTACAGAATGAAACATAAATAAACCTTTTTTCCAATTTACATGCAACAATGAAATGGTAAGGAAGCTAGGAATTGCCTGAGAAGTGGCAAAATCGCGAAGCATTTTCACGGAGAATGTATCAGTCTTGCAACTTGCACTAGACATTTTGAGATGATCAAGGTAATCGCTGTATAATTTACTGAGAAAAGATGCTGTAGCAGCAAACTGGAGCAATGGTTCATAATCAGGTTTCAGGATAATCAACCCACCTATCATTATGTTTAACATGTCATATACATAGATAACACGCATGCGCACACATAGGTAAATAATCGCAAACAAACGAGTGATGTAGGATGCAATTGATAGTAGAATTAATTACCAGGTGTCCTGCTAAAGTATTTATTGAATACATAAGAACACATGAGTGCATCGGTTGAGTTAGATGAAAGTTTCAGAACATCCTCGTATGGGAAGCCAGGATCACGGAAGTATCGAATACCGGTTAGCAAAACCtacaaagataaaaaatcagaccaaaaataaattctccTCAAAATTCAGTTTGTGTATCTATTGAAGTTACCTCCACTGCATTGAGCTTGTTATTCCAGTAAACAACCCCTTTGTCAACGCTTGATTCACTACTCTTGGCTGAAAAAAAAGTTTCAGTTGCAATTTCAAGGTAATTAGTGTTTGCAGTAGCAAGAAATAACCATGTTGCACCCCAAGCCAACTCATCTTGGTAGCTGGTTGAGTTATAAAGCATTGTTGCTTGTTTTCCACATGCATCAACCATGGTGTGAGTCCCTTGTTTGGTAGGTATTGCCCCAAAGAGCCCTTCTGCTGCATCCTTAAGTCTCTTTGAGTAATCTCTGTCCTCCTTGAATACCATCGATGCTGCAGATAATGCTGCAACAATTTCACCAGCTAAATCTGTAGCAGAGCCATTGCAAATTGAAACTGGTCTCTCATATTTCATATCTTCGGGTCGTTGCCAGCAACTCAAATCATTAGGTTCATTGTTGATACTAATGGTACTTCCAACCTAATGAAATTgaataaaacaatgaaaaaaaaggatCAATTTCTCTTCATATCTATTAGTATTTAATTCAGAATTGGAGTGGTACCCCAAGATCCTTTCCCAACAAAAAAAGTTGTAACTTGCCTGGGAATACAGCATCAAGTTTGATCCATCTGCTGAATTTGGGGGAGTGAACACCTTGAGCAGGTAGTCACTGCCCCATCTAATGATGTCCCTAACATGATCAAGTTCACCAATATCAGCATATTTACTTTGATATTCCATGACAGTCCAACTCAACAAGGTCATGGTGTAAGCTGTGGTGAAGGTAAACTTAATGTTGTTGCCAGAATCATAAAATCCACCAGTAAGATCATTGTTAGCGGAATCCCCATCTTTTAATCCTGAATCTCCCCGAAATTTAACTGGACTGTTCCTCGGATAATGCCCAGCtgaacaaaagtaaaaaataaataaccagTTGAACTGCACctagaaaattaattttgtagcAGCAGAAATAGAAGTAGTACATTTTTGGGCATCATAAAATGTTAGAGCTTGGTTTATTGCCACTTTGAGATCGATTGAAGAGCCTTGATGCTTGTGCTTCTGAGGTAAAAAATGCACCAACAAAACAGCTGCTAGGATGGCTAAGATTATTGTTacaagaacaaaaagaaaacaatgaaaatgCTTCCTGTCAGTGATAACAAGATTGTAGTCAACAGATTTTGGGTATTGGGAAGGGATTGATTCATAGGCAGTGGAAGAATGAGGAGCAAGTTTAAAGTCAAGTGCTATAGAGTTCCAGCGGCTAGCTGAAGGAAGAAGACGACCAGCCTCTGAAACTGTGTGCACATATATCACAGGGTCTCTCTCTGACTCAAAAGTAGATGACACTGCTGGTGGCATGATTATGTAGATTGCTATATTTGAATCTGCtggagaagaaaataaaatgtatgtAATCCCGTAGAAGAGAATCTGGCTCCTAGTTTCTATCTAAACTAGCTAGTTTTGTCAATAAGACAAGTATATACACACATACAGCTGGTTCGGAAACAAGGCTGAGAAATTTGGAGAACATGTTCTTATTTGTTGGTATATGGTTATGAACAATTCTTATTTGAAAAATTCTTCTACTCACAGATAATCATGTTACTTATACCATTGCTTTTATTTGAGTTTAGCTCTCACTCCCACCAAATATAAGGCTTCAAATTGGGTGcagaaacttaaaaataatctcTGTATGATAAAATCTATATGGTGTGTAAACTAAGAGATACAGAAGTGCCTTTATTCTGAGACTGTCTCAGTAACTAGTGTTGTAACTAAGATtttcagaagaagaaaaataatctcCAAAGGTTGATATATTAGTAAGTCCATTTGGTTCATATAACTAAACTGTGTTACACTGCGGATTATTAATAAAAcagttattttaataagtaaatttcATGTTATTGGTTGTGTCTGTGTGTTTGGTCACCATAGCTTATTGGAATTCATTTGGGTTGATATTCCAAAGCGTGGGTTTTGTCTTTTCTGTGCCGTCTAAAATTCCAGCACTATAGGTGTCAAAATTGTATTCTTGTAATACCATAAGCTCAAAAGTTCAAGCCGAATGAACAATGAATAAAGCCTCAGTCTGAATATTCCCTATTGTAGACATGACAAAAGAATTCAAATTTAGAGAGGATTTTGGTTTGACCTAATTAGAGAGGGATTTTTCTTAATGTGTAAATAACAGAGtaaattaaagaatttaagagatttaatatataatttatttattttttctatctctATTCTAAATAATCAGATTTTTTCTCTactcaagttttttttttttttatttcttatagaTCAAATGTTTTGTATTAGATCATTTCAATCAATTTCTTGATCAATAGCCgtttctaaaataaaaactcTAATTTCTTGTAGTATCTCTGGTATTGTTGATAAGCTGAGTTCTTTAGTATAAGAAGTAAGCCCAATCTTTATTCGTGGTTGGAGCAAGTTTATATAAAAGTCGCAGGTAAACAGCGAAGCTTAAATTGGAAATGACAGGTCTGGTTTATTTTCTCTTCTCAGAtgacataatttaaataaatttttatcattataatgttcacataat
Encoded here:
- the LOC114162316 gene encoding glycolipid transfer protein 2-like — its product is MKRSRDMEKRSEINSAIEELSLMAIVKPGGNHETAHIPTKPFLSLCYMVLQVLDKIGPTMAVLRQDVHQNIMRLEMMHELNPSMNSNLVEILKSEASKGNTRKRFSCSKAFLWLTRSLDFSSALLRALEMDPKKNMEQIVQESYDATLSPWHGWISSAAFRVAIKLVPDTQTFMDLLKERDESCDTLKDQMQILVSLLVPFLEDVHCILKVYNLDRIKST
- the LOC114163668 gene encoding endoglucanase 25-like; this encodes MPPAVSSTFESERDPVIYVHTVSEAGRLLPSASRWNSIALDFKLAPHSSTAYESIPSQYPKSVDYNLVITDRKHFHCFLFVLVTIILAILAAVLLVHFLPQKHKHQGSSIDLKVAINQALTFYDAQKSGHYPRNSPVKFRGDSGLKDGDSANNDLTGGFYDSGNNIKFTFTTAYTMTLLSWTVMEYQSKYADIGELDHVRDIIRWGSDYLLKVFTPPNSADGSNLMLYSQVGSTISINNEPNDLSCWQRPEDMKYERPVSICNGSATDLAGEIVAALSAASMVFKEDRDYSKRLKDAAEGLFGAIPTKQGTHTMVDACGKQATMLYNSTSYQDELAWGATWLFLATANTNYLEIATETFFSAKSSESSVDKGVVYWNNKLNAVEVLLTGIRYFRDPGFPYEDVLKLSSNSTDALMCSYVFNKYFSRTPGGLIILKPDYEPLLQFAATASFLSKLYSDYLDHLKMSSASCKTDTFSVKMLRDFATSQVNYILGQNPLQMSYLVGYGDRYPVQVHHRSASIPWNNQPYNCDDGKKWLNSKDPNPQVLLGAMVGGPDTNDNFMDQRTNQKFTEPNIASNAGLVAALIALQDPPYSSRDLKSTLWGWT